The following proteins are co-located in the Anas platyrhynchos isolate ZD024472 breed Pekin duck chromosome 1, IASCAAS_PekinDuck_T2T, whole genome shotgun sequence genome:
- the PRDM15 gene encoding PR domain zinc finger protein 15 isoform X4, protein MAEDGSDETMFIWCEDCGQYHDSECPELGPVVTVKDSFVLSRARSSLPSNLEIRQLEDGTEGVFALTQLVKRTQFGPFESKRVAKLEKESVFPLKVFQKDGPLVYFDTSNEDDCNWMMMVRPATEHKHQNLTAFQHDNDIYFTTSRDIPPGTELRVWYAAFYAKKMEKPVLKQVSSIANDMCLVVMEYDKEGNKVSSKPSTAVFPHKKTKKSSIPVADPAVNTSESSGAAEAESSQWMCKVCSSAFQEPQLLTEHLLSHLEQAKGAPQASQNESVTEKATEAPPADPPVVCDAAGASTDSRRKARRGRKPKTAKAETPLIVVEEKDSAAEHVASTAAEVPPDEVALPSATEERIMELVLGKMPSTTNSISSVTKFAHHQNTMSLKRSLILSSRHGIRRKLIKQLGEHKRVYQCSICSKIFQNSSNLSRHIRSHGDKLFKCEECAKLFSRKESLKQHVSYKHSRNEVSGNDSRASSEVDSEYRYKCTTCEKAFRIESALEFHNCRTDDKTFQCEMCFRFFSTNSNLSKHKKKHGDKKFACEICNKMFYRKDVMLDHQRRHLEGVRRVKREDFEHSTENMVRYKKEPSGCPVCGKVFSCRSNMNKHLLTHGDKKYTCEICGRKFFRVDVLRDHIHVHFKDIALMDDHQREEFIGKIGISSEENDDNSDESADSEPHKYSCKRCQLTFGRGKEYLKHIMDVHKEKGYGCSICNRRFALKATYHAHMVIHRENLPDPNVQKYIHPCEICGRIFNSIGNLERHKLIHTGVKSHACEQCGKSFARKDMLKEHMRVHDNIREYLCAECGKGMKTKHALRHHMKLHKGIKEYECKECHRKFAQKVNMLKHYKRHTGIKDFMCELCGKTFSERNTMETHKLIHTGKQWTCSVCDKKYVTDYMLQKHIQLTHDKVEAQSCQLCGTKVSTRASMSRHMRRKHPEILSVRIDDLEQLPETTTIDASSIGIVQPELALEQSELPEGKQHMKAPKRGQKRKQKSGEEEEAQVPEDPAFSEYTEKEAQFTGNVGDETNSAVQSIQQVVVTLGDPNVTAPSSSVGLTNITVTPITTAAGTQFTNLQPVAVGHLAAPERQLQLDNSILTVTFDTVSGSAMLHNRQNDIQIQPQPEAANPQSVAHFINLTTLVNSIAPLGNQITEQHPLTWRSVPQTDVLQPQAQPTPQQSGQQQVQTEQQQQMYSY, encoded by the exons ATCATCTCTGCCTTCTAATTTGGAGATAAGACAATTGGAAGATGGGACTGAAGGAGTATTTGCTTTGACGCAGCTAGTGAAACGTACGCAGTTTGGCCCATTTGAATCCAAGAGAGTTGCCAAGCTTGAAAAAGAATCAGTTTTCCCACTGAAG GTGTTCCAGAAGGATGGGCCCTTGGTTTACTTTGACACCTCAAATGAAGATGATTGCAACTGGATGATGATGGTGCGACCAGCCACTGAGCACAAACATCAAAATTTAACTGCCTTCCAGCATGATAATGATATTTACTTCACCACCTCCCGGGACATTCCACCAGGAACTGAGCTGCGAGTGTGGTATGCAGCTTTTTACgccaaaaaaatggaaaagccaGTGCTGAAGCAGGTCTCTAGTATTGCCAATG ATATGTGCTTGGTAGTGATGGAATATGATAAAGAGGGGAACAAAGTCTCTTCAAAGCCTTCGACTGCTGTCTTCCCCCATAAAAAAACGAAAAAATCCAGCATACCAGTAGCTGATCCAGCAG TGAACACTTCAGAAAGCAGCggagctgcagaagcagagtCCAGCCAGTGGATGTGTAAAGTCTGTTCTTCTGCTTTCCAAGAGCCTCAGCTGCTGACAG AGCACTTGCTGAGTCACCTGGAGCAAGCTAAAGGTGCTCCCCAAGCCAGCCAAAATGAGTCTGTTACAGAGAAAGCAACAGAGGCTCCCCCTGCGGATCCGCCAGTGGTTTGTGATGCAGCTGGTGCCAGTACAGACTCCAGGAGGAAGGCCAGACGGGGAAGAAAGCccaaaacagcaaaagcagaaacacCCCTCATCGTTGTTGAAGAGAAGGATTCGGCAG CGGAACATGTAGCTAGCACTGCAGCTGAAGTCCCGCCAGATGAGGTAGCCCTTCCTTCAGCTACAGAAGAGAGGATTATGGAATTGGTTTTAGGAAAGATGCCTAGCACCACAAACAGCATCAGTTCAGTCACAAA GTTTGCTCATCACCAAAACACCATGTCCCTCAAAAGAAGTTTAATTCTCTCCAGTAGACATGGTATACGGCGGAAGCTGATAAAACAACTCGGGGAGCACAAACGTGTCTATCAATGCAGTATCTGCAGTAAGATCTTCCAGAACAGCAGCAACCTCAGCAGGCACATCCGTTCTCATG GTGACAAACTATTTAAATGTGAGGAATGCGCAAAGCTGTTCAGCCGTAAAGAGAGCTTGAAGCAGCATGTTTCCTACAAGCACAGCAGGAACGAAGTGAGTGGAAATGACTCACGGGCTTCTTCTGAG GTTGACAGTGAGTACAGATACAAGTGTACAACGTGTGAAAAGGCCTTTCGGATAGAGAGTGCGTTGGAATTCCATAACTGCAGGACAG ATGACAAGACATTCCAGTGTGAGATGTGTTTCAGATTCTTTTCTACAAACAGCAATCTTtccaaacacaagaaaaagcatGGGGATAAGAAGTTTGCCTGTGAAATCTGCAATAAGATGTTCTACAGGAAGGATGTCATGCTAGACCATCAAAGACGACACCTGGAAG GGGTGAGGCGTGTGAAACGAGAAGACTTtgaacacagcacagaaaacatgGTTCGCTACAAGAAGGAGCCTTCGGGATGCCCCGTGTGTGGGAAG GTATTTTCATGCAGAAGCAATATGAACAAACACCTTTTAACACATGGAGACAAGAAGTACACCTGTGAAATCTGTGGGCGTAAATTTTTCAGGGTGGATGTGCTGAGAGATCATATTCATGTCCATTTTAAG GATATAGCACTAATGGACGATCACCAGAGGGAAGAATTCATTGGTAAAATTGGAATCTCATCAGAGGAAAACGATGACAACTCTGATGAAAGTGCAGATTCTGAGCCTCACAAGTATAGCTGCAAAAGGTGCCAG TTAACTTTCGGCCGAGGGAAGGAGTACCTGAAGCATATAATGGATGTGCACAAGGAGAAAGGCTATGGCTGTAGCATTTGTAATCGACGGTTTGCTTTGAAGGCAACTTACCATGCACACATGGTCATTCATCGGGAGAACCTGCCTGATCCTAATGTGCAGAA ATACATCCATCCATGTGAAATCTGTGGAAGGATTTTTAACAGTATAGGGAATCTGGAAAGACATAAGCTTATACATACAG gtgtaAAAAGTCATGCTTGTGAGCAATGTGGCAAATCATTTGCTAGGAAAGACATGTTAAAAGAACACATGCGGGTCCATGATAATATCCGAGAATACTTGTGTGCAGAATGTGGCAAAG GAATGAAGACAAAACATGCGCTTCGTCACCACATGAAGCTTCACAAAGGGATTAAAGAATACGAGTGCAAGGAATGTCACCGGAAATTTGCACAGAAAGTCAACATGCTGAAGCATTACAAAAGACACACAG GAATCAAAGATTTTATGTGTGAGCTCTGTGGGAAGACTTTTAGTGAGAGAAATACGATGGAGACTCATAAGCTAATTCATACAG GAAAACAGTGGACGTGTTCAGTCTGTGATAAGAAGTATGTCACTGATTACATGCTCCAGAAGCACATACAGCTCACTCATGATAAGGTAGAAGCCCAGAGCTGTCAGCTGTGTGGGACAAAGGTTTCCACCAGAGCATCCATGAGTCGACACATGAGGCGTAAACATCCAGAG ATTCTTTCAGTGCGGATTGATGATTTAGAGCAGCTGCCAGAGACTACTACCATTGATGCCTCCTCAATTGGGATTGTTCAG CCAGAATTAGCCTTGGAACAGAGCGAACTACCAGAAGGGAAACAGCATATGAAAGCTCCTAAACGTGGCCAGAAACGGAAGCAAAAGTcaggtgaggaggaggaagctcaAGTGCCTGAGGACCCTGCCTTCAgtgaatacacagagaaggaagCTCAATTCACAGGAAATGTTGGAGATGAGACTAATTCAGCTGTACAGAGCATTCAGCAG gTGGTGGTGACCCTTGGCGACCCCAACGTCACAGCCCCGTCCAGTTCCGTCGGGCTGACAAACATCACCGTTACCCCCATTACAACGGCAGCTGGCACCCAGTTCACAAACCTCCAGCCGGTGGCAGTGGGCCACCTGGCTGCACCCGAGcgccagctgcagctggacAACTCCATTCTCACCGTCACGTTCGACACTGTCAGTGGCTCCGCCATGCTGCACAACCGCCAGAATGACATTCAGATCCAGCCGCAGCCGGAGGCCGCCAACCCTCAGTCTGTGGCCCATTTTATAAACCTGACCACCTTGGTGAACTCCATTGCTCCTCTGGGGAACCAGATAACAGAACAGCATCCTCTGACGTGGAGGTCGGTGCCTCAGACTGATGTCTTGCAGCCCCAGGCGCAGCCAACGCCACAGCAGTCAGGACAGCAACAGGTTCAAACAGAGCAACAGCAACAGATGTATAGCTACTAA
- the PRDM15 gene encoding PR domain zinc finger protein 15 isoform X3: MAEDGSDETMFIWCEDCGQYHDSECPELGPVVTVKDSFVLSRARSSLPSNLEIRQLEDGTEGVFALTQLVKRTQFGPFESKRVAKLEKESVFPLKVFQKDGPLVYFDTSNEDDCNWMMMVRPATEHKHQNLTAFQHDNDIYFTTSRDIPPGTELRVWYAAFYAKKMEKPVLKQVSSIANDMCLVVMEYDKEGNKVSSKPSTAVFPHKKTKKSSIPVADPAVNTSESSGAAEAESSQWMCKVCSSAFQEPQLLTEHLLSHLEQAKGAPQASQNESVTEKATEAPPADPPVVCDAAGASTDSRRKARRGRKPKTAKAETPLIVVEEKDSAAEHVASTAAEVPPDEVALPSATEERIMELVLGKMPSTTNSISSVTNRFAHHQNTMSLKRSLILSSRHGIRRKLIKQLGEHKRVYQCSICSKIFQNSSNLSRHIRSHGDKLFKCEECAKLFSRKESLKQHVSYKHSRNEVSGNDSRASSEVDSEYRYKCTTCEKAFRIESALEFHNCRTDDKTFQCEMCFRFFSTNSNLSKHKKKHGDKKFACEICNKMFYRKDVMLDHQRRHLEGVRRVKREDFEHSTENMVRYKKEPSGCPVCGKVFSCRSNMNKHLLTHGDKKYTCEICGRKFFRVDVLRDHIHVHFKDIALMDDHQREEFIGKIGISSEENDDNSDESADSEPHKYSCKRCQLTFGRGKEYLKHIMDVHKEKGYGCSICNRRFALKATYHAHMVIHRENLPDPNVQKYIHPCEICGRIFNSIGNLERHKLIHTGVKSHACEQCGKSFARKDMLKEHMRVHDNIREYLCAECGKGMKTKHALRHHMKLHKGIKEYECKECHRKFAQKVNMLKHYKRHTGIKDFMCELCGKTFSERNTMETHKLIHTGKQWTCSVCDKKYVTDYMLQKHIQLTHDKVEAQSCQLCGTKVSTRASMSRHMRRKHPEILSVRIDDLEQLPETTTIDASSIGIVQPELALEQSELPEGKQHMKAPKRGQKRKQKSGEEEEAQVPEDPAFSEYTEKEAQFTGNVGDETNSAVQSIQQVVVTLGDPNVTAPSSSVGLTNITVTPITTAAGTQFTNLQPVAVGHLAAPERQLQLDNSILTVTFDTVSGSAMLHNRQNDIQIQPQPEAANPQSVAHFINLTTLVNSIAPLGNQITEQHPLTWRSVPQTDVLQPQAQPTPQQSGQQQVQTEQQQQMYSY; encoded by the exons ATCATCTCTGCCTTCTAATTTGGAGATAAGACAATTGGAAGATGGGACTGAAGGAGTATTTGCTTTGACGCAGCTAGTGAAACGTACGCAGTTTGGCCCATTTGAATCCAAGAGAGTTGCCAAGCTTGAAAAAGAATCAGTTTTCCCACTGAAG GTGTTCCAGAAGGATGGGCCCTTGGTTTACTTTGACACCTCAAATGAAGATGATTGCAACTGGATGATGATGGTGCGACCAGCCACTGAGCACAAACATCAAAATTTAACTGCCTTCCAGCATGATAATGATATTTACTTCACCACCTCCCGGGACATTCCACCAGGAACTGAGCTGCGAGTGTGGTATGCAGCTTTTTACgccaaaaaaatggaaaagccaGTGCTGAAGCAGGTCTCTAGTATTGCCAATG ATATGTGCTTGGTAGTGATGGAATATGATAAAGAGGGGAACAAAGTCTCTTCAAAGCCTTCGACTGCTGTCTTCCCCCATAAAAAAACGAAAAAATCCAGCATACCAGTAGCTGATCCAGCAG TGAACACTTCAGAAAGCAGCggagctgcagaagcagagtCCAGCCAGTGGATGTGTAAAGTCTGTTCTTCTGCTTTCCAAGAGCCTCAGCTGCTGACAG AGCACTTGCTGAGTCACCTGGAGCAAGCTAAAGGTGCTCCCCAAGCCAGCCAAAATGAGTCTGTTACAGAGAAAGCAACAGAGGCTCCCCCTGCGGATCCGCCAGTGGTTTGTGATGCAGCTGGTGCCAGTACAGACTCCAGGAGGAAGGCCAGACGGGGAAGAAAGCccaaaacagcaaaagcagaaacacCCCTCATCGTTGTTGAAGAGAAGGATTCGGCAG CGGAACATGTAGCTAGCACTGCAGCTGAAGTCCCGCCAGATGAGGTAGCCCTTCCTTCAGCTACAGAAGAGAGGATTATGGAATTGGTTTTAGGAAAGATGCCTAGCACCACAAACAGCATCAGTTCAGTCACAAA TAGGTTTGCTCATCACCAAAACACCATGTCCCTCAAAAGAAGTTTAATTCTCTCCAGTAGACATGGTATACGGCGGAAGCTGATAAAACAACTCGGGGAGCACAAACGTGTCTATCAATGCAGTATCTGCAGTAAGATCTTCCAGAACAGCAGCAACCTCAGCAGGCACATCCGTTCTCATG GTGACAAACTATTTAAATGTGAGGAATGCGCAAAGCTGTTCAGCCGTAAAGAGAGCTTGAAGCAGCATGTTTCCTACAAGCACAGCAGGAACGAAGTGAGTGGAAATGACTCACGGGCTTCTTCTGAG GTTGACAGTGAGTACAGATACAAGTGTACAACGTGTGAAAAGGCCTTTCGGATAGAGAGTGCGTTGGAATTCCATAACTGCAGGACAG ATGACAAGACATTCCAGTGTGAGATGTGTTTCAGATTCTTTTCTACAAACAGCAATCTTtccaaacacaagaaaaagcatGGGGATAAGAAGTTTGCCTGTGAAATCTGCAATAAGATGTTCTACAGGAAGGATGTCATGCTAGACCATCAAAGACGACACCTGGAAG GGGTGAGGCGTGTGAAACGAGAAGACTTtgaacacagcacagaaaacatgGTTCGCTACAAGAAGGAGCCTTCGGGATGCCCCGTGTGTGGGAAG GTATTTTCATGCAGAAGCAATATGAACAAACACCTTTTAACACATGGAGACAAGAAGTACACCTGTGAAATCTGTGGGCGTAAATTTTTCAGGGTGGATGTGCTGAGAGATCATATTCATGTCCATTTTAAG GATATAGCACTAATGGACGATCACCAGAGGGAAGAATTCATTGGTAAAATTGGAATCTCATCAGAGGAAAACGATGACAACTCTGATGAAAGTGCAGATTCTGAGCCTCACAAGTATAGCTGCAAAAGGTGCCAG TTAACTTTCGGCCGAGGGAAGGAGTACCTGAAGCATATAATGGATGTGCACAAGGAGAAAGGCTATGGCTGTAGCATTTGTAATCGACGGTTTGCTTTGAAGGCAACTTACCATGCACACATGGTCATTCATCGGGAGAACCTGCCTGATCCTAATGTGCAGAA ATACATCCATCCATGTGAAATCTGTGGAAGGATTTTTAACAGTATAGGGAATCTGGAAAGACATAAGCTTATACATACAG gtgtaAAAAGTCATGCTTGTGAGCAATGTGGCAAATCATTTGCTAGGAAAGACATGTTAAAAGAACACATGCGGGTCCATGATAATATCCGAGAATACTTGTGTGCAGAATGTGGCAAAG GAATGAAGACAAAACATGCGCTTCGTCACCACATGAAGCTTCACAAAGGGATTAAAGAATACGAGTGCAAGGAATGTCACCGGAAATTTGCACAGAAAGTCAACATGCTGAAGCATTACAAAAGACACACAG GAATCAAAGATTTTATGTGTGAGCTCTGTGGGAAGACTTTTAGTGAGAGAAATACGATGGAGACTCATAAGCTAATTCATACAG GAAAACAGTGGACGTGTTCAGTCTGTGATAAGAAGTATGTCACTGATTACATGCTCCAGAAGCACATACAGCTCACTCATGATAAGGTAGAAGCCCAGAGCTGTCAGCTGTGTGGGACAAAGGTTTCCACCAGAGCATCCATGAGTCGACACATGAGGCGTAAACATCCAGAG ATTCTTTCAGTGCGGATTGATGATTTAGAGCAGCTGCCAGAGACTACTACCATTGATGCCTCCTCAATTGGGATTGTTCAG CCAGAATTAGCCTTGGAACAGAGCGAACTACCAGAAGGGAAACAGCATATGAAAGCTCCTAAACGTGGCCAGAAACGGAAGCAAAAGTcaggtgaggaggaggaagctcaAGTGCCTGAGGACCCTGCCTTCAgtgaatacacagagaaggaagCTCAATTCACAGGAAATGTTGGAGATGAGACTAATTCAGCTGTACAGAGCATTCAGCAG gTGGTGGTGACCCTTGGCGACCCCAACGTCACAGCCCCGTCCAGTTCCGTCGGGCTGACAAACATCACCGTTACCCCCATTACAACGGCAGCTGGCACCCAGTTCACAAACCTCCAGCCGGTGGCAGTGGGCCACCTGGCTGCACCCGAGcgccagctgcagctggacAACTCCATTCTCACCGTCACGTTCGACACTGTCAGTGGCTCCGCCATGCTGCACAACCGCCAGAATGACATTCAGATCCAGCCGCAGCCGGAGGCCGCCAACCCTCAGTCTGTGGCCCATTTTATAAACCTGACCACCTTGGTGAACTCCATTGCTCCTCTGGGGAACCAGATAACAGAACAGCATCCTCTGACGTGGAGGTCGGTGCCTCAGACTGATGTCTTGCAGCCCCAGGCGCAGCCAACGCCACAGCAGTCAGGACAGCAACAGGTTCAAACAGAGCAACAGCAACAGATGTATAGCTACTAA
- the PRDM15 gene encoding PR domain zinc finger protein 15 isoform X10 — MAEDGSDETMFIWCEDCGQYHDSECPELGPVVTVKDSFVLSRARSSLPSNLEIRQLEDGTEGVFALTQLVKRTQFGPFESKRVAKLEKESVFPLKVFQKDGPLVYFDTSNEDDCNWMMMVRPATEHKHQNLTAFQHDNDIYFTTSRDIPPGTELRVWYAAFYAKKMEKPVLKQVSSIANDMCLVVMEYDKEGNKVSSKPSTAVFPHKKTKKSSIPVADPAVNTSESSGAAEAESSQWMCKVCSSAFQEPQLLTEHLLSHLEQAKGAPQASQNESVTEKATEAPPADPPVVCDAAGASTDSRRKARRGRKPKTAKAETPLIVVEEKDSAAEHVASTAAEVPPDEVALPSATEERIMELVLGKMPSTTNSISSVTNRHGIRRKLIKQLGEHKRVYQCSICSKIFQNSSNLSRHIRSHGDKLFKCEECAKLFSRKESLKQHVSYKHSRNEVDSEYRYKCTTCEKAFRIESALEFHNCRTDDKTFQCEMCFRFFSTNSNLSKHKKKHGDKKFACEICNKMFYRKDVMLDHQRRHLEGVRRVKREDFEHSTENMVRYKKEPSGCPVCGKVFSCRSNMNKHLLTHGDKKYTCEICGRKFFRVDVLRDHIHVHFKDIALMDDHQREEFIGKIGISSEENDDNSDESADSEPHKYSCKRCQLTFGRGKEYLKHIMDVHKEKGYGCSICNRRFALKATYHAHMVIHRENLPDPNVQKYIHPCEICGRIFNSIGNLERHKLIHTGVKSHACEQCGKSFARKDMLKEHMRVHDNIREYLCAECGKGMKTKHALRHHMKLHKGIKEYECKECHRKFAQKVNMLKHYKRHTGIKDFMCELCGKTFSERNTMETHKLIHTVGKQWTCSVCDKKYVTDYMLQKHIQLTHDKVEAQSCQLCGTKVSTRASMSRHMRRKHPEILSVRIDDLEQLPETTTIDASSIGIVQPELALEQSELPEGKQHMKAPKRGQKRKQKSGEEEEAQVPEDPAFSEYTEKEAQFTGNVGDETNSAVQSIQQVVVTLGDPNVTAPSSSVGLTNITVTPITTAAGTQFTNLQPVAVGHLAAPERQLQLDNSILTVTFDTVSGSAMLHNRQNDIQIQPQPEAANPQSVAHFINLTTLVNSIAPLGNQITEQHPLTWRSVPQTDVLQPQAQPTPQQSGQQQVQTEQQQQMYSY, encoded by the exons ATCATCTCTGCCTTCTAATTTGGAGATAAGACAATTGGAAGATGGGACTGAAGGAGTATTTGCTTTGACGCAGCTAGTGAAACGTACGCAGTTTGGCCCATTTGAATCCAAGAGAGTTGCCAAGCTTGAAAAAGAATCAGTTTTCCCACTGAAG GTGTTCCAGAAGGATGGGCCCTTGGTTTACTTTGACACCTCAAATGAAGATGATTGCAACTGGATGATGATGGTGCGACCAGCCACTGAGCACAAACATCAAAATTTAACTGCCTTCCAGCATGATAATGATATTTACTTCACCACCTCCCGGGACATTCCACCAGGAACTGAGCTGCGAGTGTGGTATGCAGCTTTTTACgccaaaaaaatggaaaagccaGTGCTGAAGCAGGTCTCTAGTATTGCCAATG ATATGTGCTTGGTAGTGATGGAATATGATAAAGAGGGGAACAAAGTCTCTTCAAAGCCTTCGACTGCTGTCTTCCCCCATAAAAAAACGAAAAAATCCAGCATACCAGTAGCTGATCCAGCAG TGAACACTTCAGAAAGCAGCggagctgcagaagcagagtCCAGCCAGTGGATGTGTAAAGTCTGTTCTTCTGCTTTCCAAGAGCCTCAGCTGCTGACAG AGCACTTGCTGAGTCACCTGGAGCAAGCTAAAGGTGCTCCCCAAGCCAGCCAAAATGAGTCTGTTACAGAGAAAGCAACAGAGGCTCCCCCTGCGGATCCGCCAGTGGTTTGTGATGCAGCTGGTGCCAGTACAGACTCCAGGAGGAAGGCCAGACGGGGAAGAAAGCccaaaacagcaaaagcagaaacacCCCTCATCGTTGTTGAAGAGAAGGATTCGGCAG CGGAACATGTAGCTAGCACTGCAGCTGAAGTCCCGCCAGATGAGGTAGCCCTTCCTTCAGCTACAGAAGAGAGGATTATGGAATTGGTTTTAGGAAAGATGCCTAGCACCACAAACAGCATCAGTTCAGTCACAAA TAGACATGGTATACGGCGGAAGCTGATAAAACAACTCGGGGAGCACAAACGTGTCTATCAATGCAGTATCTGCAGTAAGATCTTCCAGAACAGCAGCAACCTCAGCAGGCACATCCGTTCTCATG GTGACAAACTATTTAAATGTGAGGAATGCGCAAAGCTGTTCAGCCGTAAAGAGAGCTTGAAGCAGCATGTTTCCTACAAGCACAGCAGGAACGAA GTTGACAGTGAGTACAGATACAAGTGTACAACGTGTGAAAAGGCCTTTCGGATAGAGAGTGCGTTGGAATTCCATAACTGCAGGACAG ATGACAAGACATTCCAGTGTGAGATGTGTTTCAGATTCTTTTCTACAAACAGCAATCTTtccaaacacaagaaaaagcatGGGGATAAGAAGTTTGCCTGTGAAATCTGCAATAAGATGTTCTACAGGAAGGATGTCATGCTAGACCATCAAAGACGACACCTGGAAG GGGTGAGGCGTGTGAAACGAGAAGACTTtgaacacagcacagaaaacatgGTTCGCTACAAGAAGGAGCCTTCGGGATGCCCCGTGTGTGGGAAG GTATTTTCATGCAGAAGCAATATGAACAAACACCTTTTAACACATGGAGACAAGAAGTACACCTGTGAAATCTGTGGGCGTAAATTTTTCAGGGTGGATGTGCTGAGAGATCATATTCATGTCCATTTTAAG GATATAGCACTAATGGACGATCACCAGAGGGAAGAATTCATTGGTAAAATTGGAATCTCATCAGAGGAAAACGATGACAACTCTGATGAAAGTGCAGATTCTGAGCCTCACAAGTATAGCTGCAAAAGGTGCCAG TTAACTTTCGGCCGAGGGAAGGAGTACCTGAAGCATATAATGGATGTGCACAAGGAGAAAGGCTATGGCTGTAGCATTTGTAATCGACGGTTTGCTTTGAAGGCAACTTACCATGCACACATGGTCATTCATCGGGAGAACCTGCCTGATCCTAATGTGCAGAA ATACATCCATCCATGTGAAATCTGTGGAAGGATTTTTAACAGTATAGGGAATCTGGAAAGACATAAGCTTATACATACAG gtgtaAAAAGTCATGCTTGTGAGCAATGTGGCAAATCATTTGCTAGGAAAGACATGTTAAAAGAACACATGCGGGTCCATGATAATATCCGAGAATACTTGTGTGCAGAATGTGGCAAAG GAATGAAGACAAAACATGCGCTTCGTCACCACATGAAGCTTCACAAAGGGATTAAAGAATACGAGTGCAAGGAATGTCACCGGAAATTTGCACAGAAAGTCAACATGCTGAAGCATTACAAAAGACACACAG GAATCAAAGATTTTATGTGTGAGCTCTGTGGGAAGACTTTTAGTGAGAGAAATACGATGGAGACTCATAAGCTAATTCATACAG TAGGAAAACAGTGGACGTGTTCAGTCTGTGATAAGAAGTATGTCACTGATTACATGCTCCAGAAGCACATACAGCTCACTCATGATAAGGTAGAAGCCCAGAGCTGTCAGCTGTGTGGGACAAAGGTTTCCACCAGAGCATCCATGAGTCGACACATGAGGCGTAAACATCCAGAG ATTCTTTCAGTGCGGATTGATGATTTAGAGCAGCTGCCAGAGACTACTACCATTGATGCCTCCTCAATTGGGATTGTTCAG CCAGAATTAGCCTTGGAACAGAGCGAACTACCAGAAGGGAAACAGCATATGAAAGCTCCTAAACGTGGCCAGAAACGGAAGCAAAAGTcaggtgaggaggaggaagctcaAGTGCCTGAGGACCCTGCCTTCAgtgaatacacagagaaggaagCTCAATTCACAGGAAATGTTGGAGATGAGACTAATTCAGCTGTACAGAGCATTCAGCAG gTGGTGGTGACCCTTGGCGACCCCAACGTCACAGCCCCGTCCAGTTCCGTCGGGCTGACAAACATCACCGTTACCCCCATTACAACGGCAGCTGGCACCCAGTTCACAAACCTCCAGCCGGTGGCAGTGGGCCACCTGGCTGCACCCGAGcgccagctgcagctggacAACTCCATTCTCACCGTCACGTTCGACACTGTCAGTGGCTCCGCCATGCTGCACAACCGCCAGAATGACATTCAGATCCAGCCGCAGCCGGAGGCCGCCAACCCTCAGTCTGTGGCCCATTTTATAAACCTGACCACCTTGGTGAACTCCATTGCTCCTCTGGGGAACCAGATAACAGAACAGCATCCTCTGACGTGGAGGTCGGTGCCTCAGACTGATGTCTTGCAGCCCCAGGCGCAGCCAACGCCACAGCAGTCAGGACAGCAACAGGTTCAAACAGAGCAACAGCAACAGATGTATAGCTACTAA